A window of the Caretta caretta isolate rCarCar2 chromosome 21, rCarCar1.hap1, whole genome shotgun sequence genome harbors these coding sequences:
- the TMEM167B gene encoding protein kish-B has product MTNAYSLDGVLVFGLLFVCTCAYFRKVPRLKAWLLSEKRGVWGVFYKAAVIGTRLHAAVAISCIVMAFYVLFIK; this is encoded by the exons ATGACCAACG CCTACTCGCTGGACGGGGTGCTGGTCTTCGGCCTGCTCTTCGTCTGCACCTGCGCCTACTTCCGGAAGGTGCCGCGGCTCAAGgcctggctgctgtcagagaagCGCGGGGTCTGGGGCGTGTTCTACAAAG CTGCAGTGATTGGCACCAGACTTCATGCAGCAGTGGCTATATCCTGCATTGTGATGGCTTTTTATGTTCTGTTCATCAAATGA